In Erigeron canadensis isolate Cc75 chromosome 8, C_canadensis_v1, whole genome shotgun sequence, the DNA window TGTTTAATATGTTTGGAAAAATTAGTTTTTGCAAATAGCAAATAATCACTCAAGTTACATGTGATCTACCCTACACTTTTTAAAAAGCCAAGTTCTAGTGACTTGTATAGTATGATCGAGTACTCATTAGTCATTAGTTGAAAGTAAAGGGCGACATTGGTTTTACCTTCAGAAATTTTTAGTCACAAGTTTTGTAAATCAAGattaataaaacacatattctatatataattatttgtcattctttattaattaaaacaaaaaattatatgcTATAAGCAGGTGTTTGGTAGGATAAAGTGGAAAAAAGAGAAAACGAATATGAAAAACTTTCCTTATTTGtttacaatatataatgagAATGAAGAAGTTGGAATCGTTTCCATTCTCTATTTATAGTAGAGAATGAGtgataatgaaaaaaataatttttataaaaatagcttatgtgtcatctttacatttttttttaaagcttaattttttttgtttaatttacatATGAAGTCATAAATAGTTTCTTTcttaaagtttattttatttttatttttatttttatgatgtaATTATTGTATAgcaaatgtttttgttttttttttttttaaactctaATAGTTTTATCACAACTTTAATGATgtgatacattttttttacacttttattaatatgcATGTTTAAATTGAACCCGAGTTAATTAGCTAATATCATGATAATACGGATAGagtatgaaatgaaaataaaaaataaaaaaaatgggttcacCAACTATTTTCCACCAAGGAAAGGAAAGTCCCTCCCACTTCACCCACCAACAGCCCAACTCTTCTCTACCCCTCCACAATCTATTCCTATAAATACTATCATTCCTTTCCCCCTTTGTTTCAGGCTCACACCTTCATCTTATATCTTACTCAAAAACAACCTTattgattttaatatatattgatcaGCCACGCTAGACATAAAATTCAACACATTATATATGGCAACAGTCAACAGTACCGGAAGCGAGAGTCAACCGGCGAAACACCAAGAAGTTGGCCACAAGAGTCTCCTTCAAAGTGATGCACTTTACCAATATATTCTTGAAACTAGTGTCTACCCAAGAGAACCTGCACCCATGAAGGAGCTACGTGAGGTCACCGCTAAACACCCTTGGTAAGTTTGCTAATTCATGCATATATATGGATTCATGCActttaaggtttttttatttttattattttttttttgtaatgatttATACAAACATGTCAAAAAACAATTAGTCTATATTGCTTTAATTAATTCTCTTATTTGATATGTGAAATACAGGAACCTTATGACCACATCGGCCGATGAAGGACAGTTTCTAAACATGCTTCTAAAGCTTATCAATGCCAAAAACACTATGGAAATCGGTGTCTATACCGGTTACTCTCTTTTGTCTACCGCTTTAGCTCTCCCTGATGATGGAAAGGTAATTAAATTGTGGAAAATGctttgtaccttccatattaaaagtccgccctcgattttcatggtaaatgtatatataatttatgcatcttaaacacagccttaagggctgtatttagtaAACCCGTTAAATTGTAATACATATTATACTCGTAgttgtacaaatatatataaatgatgatcATATTAATTTAAGGATTCATTCATTAAAACCATTGTCATCATAATGATGTGCTAATTAATATAACATGgaattaattaatgtttcttAAATTTCTAGATTTTGGCTTTGGATATCAACCGTGACAACTATGAAATTGGCCTTCCCATCATTGAAAAGGCCGGTGTTGCCCACAAGATCGACTTCAGAGAAGGTCCTGCCCTTCCTGTTCTTGACCAGATGATCGCAGAcgtaagtttatatatatatatacaaattaagcCGCATCGTTGAAATGTACATATCATAGTTTGGGCATATTtccaatggggttggtgactCATAGATAAAGTATGTATTTGACTTAGAGAGGATATATTTAGAGTTTAAGTACGAATTAATAATATTGAGggttaatttttatttcaaacattcaTATAGCTTAAAAATTAGAATAAATAATATGCCGTTATGaagaaaaagtagaaaaataaagaaaatgtttgGACATATTATTGCTTTCttctttaatactttttttttatttattttaaaactcaAACATATAAGTAATTATGAGCATATGACATGGAAAGAGAAAAACGGTCAACAATTTGGGAcactaattaattatttatttttataaaaaacaaatgttgaATTAATTAAGTGTcgtttattatattttacagGAAAAGTTCCATGgaagttttgattttattttcgtGGATGCGGACAAGGACAACTACCTTAACTACCACAAGCGATTGATCGATCTTGTCAAGATTGGTGGAGTGATCGGGTATGACAATACTCTTTGGAATGGATCTTTGGTGGCACCACCAGATGCACCTCTTAGGAAGTATGTGAGGTATTATAGAGACTTTGTTTTGGAGCTTAACAAAGCATTGGCTGTTGATCCAAGAGTCGAGATCTGCCAGCTTCCGGTTGGTGATGGAATTACTCTATGTCGTCGTATAAGCTAATTAAAGATTAATAATTGTTAATTAAGGCCCCTAAT includes these proteins:
- the LOC122610075 gene encoding caffeoyl-CoA O-methyltransferase-like, which encodes MATVNSTGSESQPAKHQEVGHKSLLQSDALYQYILETSVYPREPAPMKELREVTAKHPWNLMTTSADEGQFLNMLLKLINAKNTMEIGVYTGYSLLSTALALPDDGKILALDINRDNYEIGLPIIEKAGVAHKIDFREGPALPVLDQMIADEKFHGSFDFIFVDADKDNYLNYHKRLIDLVKIGGVIGYDNTLWNGSLVAPPDAPLRKYVRYYRDFVLELNKALAVDPRVEICQLPVGDGITLCRRIS